A window of the Planifilum fulgidum genome harbors these coding sequences:
- a CDS encoding Nif3-like dinuclear metal center hexameric protein — MRVTVQDVIDRLTVFGQGMEDGVDGLLFGEPDAPVQGVVTAFSATHRVLRRAIDLHADLVISHEGIFYSHRYVQAGKEADSVRREKERLIEEAGLAVYRCHDVVHRRPDLITRGLIRALEWETYLEKELPEAGILSLPGMTLKHLAEHVKERLNLPCLRVAGDLSAECRRVGILVGYRGGGRTAIPLFEEEGVDVVIAGEGPEWETPQYVKDAVFQGKGRAYVALGHAESEEPGMKYLAEILERAFPGLPVHFVPETPVFRVV; from the coding sequence ATGCGCGTCACCGTTCAAGACGTGATCGACCGGCTGACGGTTTTCGGTCAGGGCATGGAGGATGGGGTGGACGGGCTCCTGTTCGGAGAACCCGATGCGCCCGTCCAAGGGGTCGTCACCGCCTTTTCGGCCACCCATCGGGTGCTGAGGCGGGCCATCGACCTGCATGCCGACCTGGTGATCAGCCACGAGGGGATCTTTTACAGCCATCGGTACGTGCAAGCCGGGAAGGAGGCGGATTCCGTCCGCCGGGAAAAGGAAAGGCTGATCGAAGAGGCCGGCCTCGCCGTCTACCGCTGCCACGATGTGGTGCATCGCCGTCCCGATCTCATCACAAGGGGACTCATCCGGGCGCTGGAGTGGGAGACTTATCTGGAGAAGGAGCTGCCTGAGGCCGGGATTCTGTCCCTTCCCGGGATGACGCTGAAACATCTGGCCGAGCACGTGAAAGAACGGTTGAACCTTCCCTGTCTGCGCGTGGCCGGGGATCTTTCCGCGGAGTGCCGCCGCGTCGGGATCCTGGTCGGGTACCGGGGAGGCGGCCGGACGGCAATCCCGCTCTTTGAGGAGGAAGGAGTCGATGTGGTGATCGCCGGCGAGGGCCCCGAATGGGAGACGCCGCAGTATGTGAAGGATGCCGTTTTTCAGGGAAAAGGGCGGGCATACGTCGCCTTGGGCCATGCGGAAAGCGAAGAGCCGGGGATGAAATATCTGGCCGAAATCCTGGAAAGGGCCTTTCCCGGCCTTCCCGTCCATTTCGTCCCGGAGACGCCGGTTTTCCGGGTGGTGTAG